Proteins from a genomic interval of Nautilia sp. PV-1:
- a CDS encoding STT3 domain-containing protein, whose product MKENLNIQEIRFSNKIAFFMILTAYIFSIVVRLYYYNWASHIKEFLWHGTLMINNVDGYSYAAGAKEFLNHSHIIGDLNPYHSLPSIITALFVKIFPFLTLDQVILWLPTVFGSLVVIPLFLIGRSLKNDILGFIAAMIGGIVWSYYNRSMIGYYDTDMLVIPLLVFVFWGLVEFFVNDNKKMMWIVPLIVVFYEGWYPGCRTVLLAIVAFAFVYAYFFKREKQSFLFLTIVMITLSKFPYYINLLIFIVLYIAVLKKEVFFTKKNIWFLFILGLILLAFSGTFDLLIGKFLAYFNRSNKDLGGLHFYNVAKTIREASHISYTVVAHRVSGSWSLFILSGIGYLLMIIRYPVMAISLPSVVIGLLAHKLGLRFTIYAVPFFALGFAYLALLTAEYISRLFIDDKIAKVSKYIVITLFLLGSLYANISHVLVYKTPTTFLKQEVAALDKLSKIASREDYTVTWWDYGYPIRYYAGTKTLIDGGKHSGEVNFPVSFALTRNQVAAANIARLDVEYTDKVEVARELGKKFKTKGFLPDMMKKYGYKDVNDFLNALNNPNFKLPKKTRDIYFYLPFRMADIYPTIAVFSYIDLNTGKVKQPFIIPSSVLGGNNKGVQFANGMWMDMRGMLHIGDKMAPINTFYISTYDKTGKFRLLKQSFNPDSNIYIVWYKPLNKLLIVDKNIFNSTYVQMFFLGNYDKNLFEPVIENPFVRIYKLKK is encoded by the coding sequence ATGAAAGAAAATTTAAATATTCAGGAAATTAGATTTTCAAATAAAATAGCGTTTTTTATGATATTGACGGCTTATATTTTTTCAATTGTTGTAAGACTTTATTATTATAACTGGGCGAGTCATATTAAAGAGTTTCTGTGGCATGGTACTCTTATGATAAATAATGTGGACGGTTATTCTTATGCGGCAGGTGCTAAGGAATTTTTAAATCATTCGCATATCATTGGCGATCTTAACCCTTATCATTCACTGCCGAGTATTATTACGGCGTTATTTGTGAAAATTTTCCCGTTTTTGACGCTTGATCAGGTTATTCTTTGGCTTCCAACTGTTTTCGGTTCGCTGGTGGTGATCCCGCTGTTTTTGATAGGCAGAAGTCTGAAAAACGATATATTAGGATTTATAGCTGCAATGATCGGCGGAATAGTATGGAGTTATTATAACCGTTCTATGATTGGGTATTATGATACGGATATGCTCGTAATACCTCTGCTTGTGTTTGTATTTTGGGGGCTGGTTGAGTTTTTTGTTAATGATAATAAAAAAATGATGTGGATAGTTCCACTTATTGTTGTTTTTTATGAAGGCTGGTATCCAGGCTGTAGGACTGTATTGCTTGCTATTGTGGCTTTCGCCTTTGTATATGCGTACTTTTTCAAAAGAGAAAAACAGTCATTTTTGTTTTTAACAATAGTAATGATAACTCTTTCAAAATTTCCTTATTATATAAACTTACTTATATTTATTGTTTTGTATATTGCTGTGTTAAAAAAAGAAGTTTTTTTTACTAAAAAAAATATATGGTTTTTATTTATACTTGGATTGATTTTGTTGGCTTTCAGTGGTACTTTTGACCTTCTTATTGGGAAATTTTTGGCTTATTTTAACAGGTCGAATAAAGATTTAGGCGGATTGCATTTTTATAATGTTGCTAAAACCATAAGAGAAGCGTCACATATATCATATACTGTAGTTGCTCATAGGGTAAGCGGCAGCTGGTCGCTGTTTATACTTTCGGGCATAGGGTATCTGCTTATGATTATCAGATATCCGGTAATGGCGATTTCGCTTCCTTCTGTAGTTATAGGTTTGTTGGCTCACAAACTCGGTCTTCGTTTTACAATTTACGCGGTACCGTTTTTTGCTCTTGGATTTGCGTATTTGGCTCTTTTAACAGCTGAATATATTTCAAGACTGTTTATTGACGATAAAATAGCAAAGGTATCTAAATATATTGTTATTACATTGTTTTTGCTAGGATCGTTGTATGCAAATATCAGCCATGTACTGGTATATAAAACTCCTACTACGTTTTTGAAACAGGAAGTTGCTGCGTTAGATAAACTTTCAAAAATAGCTTCAAGGGAAGATTATACGGTAACATGGTGGGATTACGGATATCCTATCAGGTATTATGCGGGAACCAAAACTCTTATTGACGGAGGTAAACACAGCGGGGAGGTAAATTTCCCTGTAAGTTTTGCTCTTACCAGGAATCAGGTGGCTGCAGCTAATATTGCAAGACTAGATGTAGAATATACGGATAAAGTAGAAGTTGCCAGAGAACTCGGTAAAAAATTTAAAACAAAAGGCTTCCTGCCTGATATGATGAAAAAATACGGGTATAAAGACGTTAATGATTTCTTAAACGCTTTAAACAATCCTAATTTCAAACTTCCAAAAAAAACAAGGGATATTTATTTTTATCTGCCGTTTAGAATGGCGGATATCTATCCTACCATTGCAGTGTTTAGCTATATTGATTTAAATACCGGGAAAGTGAAACAGCCGTTTATTATTCCTTCAAGTGTTTTAGGCGGCAATAATAAAGGAGTCCAGTTTGCAAATGGTATGTGGATGGATATGAGAGGCATGCTTCATATAGGCGATAAAATGGCTCCGATTAATACGTTTTACATAAGTACCTATGACAAAACAGGCAAATTCAGGCTTTTAAAACAAAGCTTTAATCCTGATTCTAATATTTATATCGTATGGTATAAACCTTTAAATAAACTTCTGATAGTAGATAAAAATATATTTAATTCCACATATGTTCAGATGTTCTTTTTAGGAAATTATGACAAGAATTTATTCGAACCGGTAATAGAAAACCCTTTTGTGAGAATATATAAATTAAAAAAATAA
- a CDS encoding D-glucuronyl C5-epimerase family protein, which translates to MFSHGKLVTVLQYFTDKVEDYWHILYPLESSKNLKKDKFLYFYDISKKVMLYKGQFSDEGIYLFLGYDGKYHMHALEIAQYSLACWIAWRKTESEIWLKKALKHCDWLLKNQEKDGSWKIKHKNPKYKDMNSPWVSALAQGLAISSLIRAYYYTNENKYLYSAIKACEFLEVGINSNGVKRNFVKKGIKGFVYEEYPTKKLNGVLNGYISAVLGICELSKVDSGFTRLFDENINNLLNILSLYDLGYWSLYSLDGNVASGFYHRLVVKQLKVLREFNDEFDVYYSKFKSYQENKLYALRALMNKIKAKI; encoded by the coding sequence ATGTTTAGTCATGGTAAATTAGTGACTGTTTTGCAATATTTTACAGATAAAGTAGAGGATTACTGGCATATTTTGTATCCGTTAGAATCATCAAAAAATCTTAAAAAAGACAAATTTTTGTATTTTTATGATATTTCAAAGAAGGTAATGTTATATAAAGGTCAATTTAGTGACGAAGGTATTTATTTGTTTTTAGGTTATGATGGTAAATATCATATGCATGCATTGGAAATTGCTCAATATTCTTTAGCTTGCTGGATTGCATGGAGAAAGACTGAAAGTGAAATCTGGTTAAAAAAAGCTTTAAAACATTGTGACTGGTTATTGAAAAATCAAGAAAAAGATGGAAGTTGGAAAATTAAACATAAAAATCCAAAATATAAAGACATGAATTCCCCTTGGGTTTCCGCATTGGCTCAAGGGTTAGCCATCTCTTCCTTAATAAGAGCGTATTATTATACAAATGAAAATAAATACCTGTATTCGGCAATAAAAGCATGTGAGTTTTTGGAAGTTGGCATAAATAGTAACGGTGTAAAAAGGAATTTTGTGAAAAAAGGTATAAAAGGGTTTGTTTATGAGGAATATCCTACAAAAAAATTAAACGGTGTTTTGAATGGATATATTTCAGCTGTTTTAGGTATTTGTGAATTGAGTAAAGTTGATAGTGGTTTTACGCGCTTATTTGATGAAAATATAAATAATCTTTTAAATATTTTATCTTTATATGATTTAGGTTATTGGTCTTTGTATTCTTTAGACGGCAATGTGGCAAGTGGCTTTTATCATAGATTAGTTGTAAAACAGTTAAAAGTTTTAAGAGAATTTAACGATGAATTTGATGTATATTATTCAAAATTTAAAAGCTATCAAGAAAATAAATTGTACGCGTTAAGGGCTTTAATGAATAAAATTAAGGCAAAAATATGA
- a CDS encoding glycosyltransferase family 4 protein, protein MELMMIFSSIVGSFLKNKGVDVYLKAVNNINCNKCVFELVGREGSDKKYNELIKTLITDKVIFKGFIDDIKNYYNSIDVVIHTSIEADALPTVLIEGLAKGKILIGSDVGGVREIIDTGYGNIIVPPNDVQALKKAILEVSKYDNNKISFIKEKNIQRAKEIFKLEKQIKRITEIYYEVLNV, encoded by the coding sequence ATGGAGTTGATGATGATTTTTTCTAGTATTGTGGGGAGTTTTTTGAAAAATAAAGGTGTTGATGTTTATTTAAAAGCTGTAAATAATATAAATTGCAATAAATGTGTATTTGAACTTGTTGGGAGAGAAGGCAGCGATAAAAAATATAATGAATTGATCAAAACGTTAATTACCGATAAGGTAATATTTAAAGGTTTTATTGATGATATTAAAAATTATTATAATTCAATAGACGTGGTTATTCATACATCTATTGAAGCTGATGCATTGCCAACGGTTTTAATAGAAGGTCTTGCAAAAGGGAAAATTTTAATCGGCAGTGATGTGGGAGGTGTTAGAGAGATTATAGATACTGGTTATGGAAATATAATTGTTCCTCCTAACGATGTTCAAGCATTAAAAAAAGCTATATTAGAAGTGTCAAAATACGATAATAACAAAATTTCTTTTATTAAAGAAAAAAATATACAAAGGGCAAAAGAAATATTTAAATTAGAAAAACAAATAAAACGAATAACTGAAATATATTATGAGGTTTTAAATGTTTAG
- a CDS encoding exopolysaccharide biosynthesis polyprenyl glycosylphosphotransferase, whose amino-acid sequence MILIILGDKYKLNKIELNQIQKKYSPNHISLENKSTEQIIKELSKLCKNQKYKLIILNTKANIPDELIKYLTSLELKGIKFLTIEHFLEKYLGKVYIPRDGSNIDFLDQIKSYKQKQLLIKRIIDFSISIPLGIISMPIMLYAAYRIKKESPEGPVIFKQKRIGLNGKEFVCYKFRSMVPDAEKGKPKFASKDDPRVFKWGAFMRKTRIDELPQLWNVIKGDMHLIGPRPERKYWIDIFEKNIPYYNLRHIVKPGITGWAQVCYPYGANEEDAYQKLLYDLYYIKNWSFWLEMKTIFKTILVMFGKKGI is encoded by the coding sequence ATGATATTGATAATTTTAGGAGATAAATACAAGCTTAATAAAATTGAATTAAATCAGATTCAAAAAAAATACAGCCCTAATCATATTTCATTAGAAAACAAATCAACTGAACAAATTATTAAAGAATTATCAAAATTATGCAAAAACCAAAAATATAAACTAATTATTTTGAATACCAAAGCCAATATACCGGATGAACTTATAAAATATCTAACTTCACTAGAGTTGAAAGGCATTAAATTCCTTACAATAGAACATTTCCTCGAAAAATATTTAGGCAAAGTATATATCCCGAGAGACGGCAGCAATATTGATTTTTTAGATCAAATCAAATCATATAAACAAAAACAACTTTTAATAAAAAGAATCATAGATTTTTCTATATCCATTCCTCTTGGAATAATTTCTATGCCGATTATGCTTTACGCTGCTTACAGAATCAAAAAAGAATCTCCCGAGGGACCTGTAATATTTAAACAAAAAAGAATAGGTTTAAACGGCAAAGAATTCGTATGTTATAAATTCAGAAGCATGGTACCGGATGCGGAAAAAGGCAAACCAAAATTTGCCAGCAAAGACGATCCTAGAGTATTTAAATGGGGGGCATTTATGAGAAAAACCCGTATTGACGAACTTCCCCAGCTCTGGAATGTCATAAAAGGAGATATGCACCTAATCGGTCCGAGACCAGAGAGAAAATACTGGATTGACATATTTGAAAAAAACATTCCTTATTATAATTTAAGACATATAGTCAAACCCGGTATTACGGGATGGGCACAGGTATGTTATCCATATGGAGCTAATGAAGAAGACGCCTATCAGAAACTGCTTTACGACCTCTACTATATCAAAAACTGGTCATTTTGGCTGGAAATGAAAACTATTTTCAAAACTATATTAGTAATGTTCGGTAAAAAAGGAATTTAA
- a CDS encoding MOP flippase family protein: MNLREKAIRGIKWTTLSTVISAGVQLLQISILARYLEKSDFGIMAIIMVVIGFSRMLSDLGVSSAIIHKQKVTQNQLSTLYWLNIIIACLIFIIIVLLSPMIAKFYNQKLLSTLIPLVSIVIIIQAFGKQFLVLFEKELKFNIVAKIDIFAVFSGFILAIILAINGFRIYALIYPTILVISLKSLGYVFFGLKYHKPKIYFNLKEVKEFIIFGIYQIGNGIINYFNSQFDIIIIGKLLGSETLGLYTIVKQLIMRPAQIINPIVTRVTFPTMAKIQNNTEKLKEIYLKTVYYLSIINFPIYILMIIFSKEIILLFLGKEWLKGDILFQLLSIYALIRSIGNPIGSLVLAKGKPQYEMYWNIGLFLLIPITIYIGTSRGIMGVAFAWIVLQIVLIMPAWYFLIKKLCGAKLIEYLICIIKPLIISFIIGVIIFKIKGLLIG, translated from the coding sequence ATGAACTTAAGAGAAAAAGCAATAAGAGGAATAAAATGGACAACATTGTCTACTGTAATCAGTGCTGGTGTTCAATTGTTACAAATATCTATTTTAGCAAGATATTTAGAAAAATCTGATTTTGGAATTATGGCTATTATTATGGTTGTTATAGGATTTAGTCGGATGTTGTCTGATTTGGGTGTAAGCAGTGCTATTATTCATAAACAAAAAGTTACTCAAAATCAATTATCTACTTTATATTGGTTAAATATTATTATTGCATGTTTAATTTTTATAATAATTGTTTTGTTGTCACCAATGATAGCTAAATTTTACAATCAGAAATTATTATCTACCTTAATACCTTTGGTTAGTATAGTGATAATTATTCAAGCTTTTGGAAAACAGTTTTTAGTTCTTTTTGAAAAAGAATTAAAGTTTAATATTGTTGCAAAAATAGATATTTTTGCAGTTTTTTCTGGTTTTATTTTGGCAATAATTTTAGCTATAAATGGATTTAGAATATATGCTTTAATTTATCCTACTATTTTAGTGATTAGTCTTAAATCATTAGGATATGTTTTTTTTGGATTAAAATATCATAAACCAAAAATTTATTTTAATTTAAAAGAAGTTAAAGAATTTATAATTTTTGGTATTTATCAGATTGGAAATGGAATAATTAATTATTTTAATTCTCAGTTTGATATTATAATTATAGGGAAATTATTAGGGAGTGAAACATTGGGTTTATATACCATCGTTAAACAGTTGATTATGAGACCGGCACAGATTATAAATCCGATTGTAACAAGAGTAACTTTTCCTACTATGGCTAAAATACAAAATAATACTGAAAAATTAAAAGAAATATACTTAAAAACAGTTTATTATTTGTCAATAATTAATTTTCCCATTTATATATTAATGATAATTTTTTCTAAAGAAATTATTTTGCTTTTTTTAGGTAAAGAGTGGCTAAAAGGCGATATTTTATTTCAATTACTTAGTATATATGCTTTAATACGTTCTATAGGTAATCCTATAGGGTCTTTAGTTTTGGCAAAAGGAAAACCACAATATGAGATGTATTGGAATATAGGATTGTTTTTATTAATACCGATTACTATTTATATAGGAACATCAAGGGGAATTATGGGAGTTGCATTTGCTTGGATTGTTTTACAGATAGTTCTTATAATGCCTGCTTGGTATTTTTTAATTAAAAAATTATGCGGAGCAAAGTTAATAGAATATTTGATTTGTATAATTAAACCTTTAATAATCAGTTTTATTATAGGAGTTATTATTTTTAAAATTAAAGGATTGTTAATTGGATGA
- a CDS encoding glycosyltransferase family 4 protein — MKIKIAYINVMDAYSGGEIVLQRLIRGLDKSKFDVYVYTKNTKFVETLKCNECKLIVFDTQYQMKLQRGLKALLKALKLFVISGKKVYNMKKEKINLIHSNSLTSNIYFAFWAKLFGIKFIAHSHEIREGFIFKLLHKYVALCSDKIIVVSNAVKKNWIDHGVNEKLIEVVYNGVDDDFF; from the coding sequence ATGAAAATTAAAATAGCATACATAAATGTGATGGATGCATATAGCGGTGGGGAGATAGTATTACAAAGACTTATTAGAGGATTGGATAAGAGTAAATTTGATGTTTATGTGTATACGAAAAACACTAAATTTGTAGAAACTTTAAAATGTAACGAGTGTAAATTGATAGTTTTTGACACTCAATATCAAATGAAACTTCAAAGAGGATTAAAAGCATTATTAAAAGCTTTGAAACTTTTTGTGATTAGTGGTAAAAAAGTATACAATATGAAAAAAGAAAAAATTAATTTGATACATTCAAATTCATTGACTTCAAATATTTATTTTGCATTTTGGGCTAAATTATTCGGAATTAAATTTATTGCTCATTCTCATGAGATAAGAGAAGGTTTTATATTCAAATTATTACATAAATATGTTGCATTATGTTCAGATAAAATTATTGTTGTTTCAAATGCGGTTAAAAAAAACTGGATTGATCATGGTGTAAATGAAAAATTAATTGAAGTTGTATATAATGGAGTTGATGATGATTTTTTCTAG
- a CDS encoding glycosyltransferase family 9 protein — MKILIIHTYGMGDMIMFTPALKKIKEKYPKAEIDFVVFQKFAINPIKNCDFVKNIYTSDFNIKNIIKTVYFLRKNKYDISFVTSGTSSLKGGLFSFLIGAKERVGEYKKFKNLFYTRTVQYIEKLHRVENNLMLVGCKEKKIKPFICGVNEKKLFNKDIKIGFHIGSNKQFEKKRWEKSKFIKLINKIKSNFGNIETIIFSGPDEQNESQEVAEMTNSKLLLNLPFNRLAKEISVCDVFINTDSGLGHIASCFENIEIFTIFGPAKDYKAKPYSKKAHVIKLGLECQPCYGTDRFKKCKNLECLKNLSVDYVYDFILKNSEVLNNAK; from the coding sequence ATGAAAATATTGATTATTCATACATATGGAATGGGTGATATGATAATGTTCACTCCTGCATTAAAAAAAATTAAAGAAAAGTATCCAAAAGCTGAAATAGATTTTGTAGTTTTTCAAAAATTTGCGATAAATCCTATAAAAAATTGTGATTTTGTTAAAAATATTTATACTTCAGATTTTAATATAAAAAATATAATTAAGACTGTTTACTTTTTAAGAAAAAATAAATATGATATTTCATTTGTAACAAGCGGAACGTCTTCTTTAAAAGGAGGTTTGTTTTCGTTTTTAATCGGAGCAAAGGAAAGAGTGGGAGAATATAAAAAATTTAAAAATTTATTTTACACACGAACAGTCCAATATATAGAAAAACTGCACAGAGTTGAAAACAATTTGATGTTAGTAGGTTGTAAAGAAAAGAAAATAAAACCTTTTATTTGTGGGGTTAATGAAAAAAAATTATTCAATAAAGATATAAAAATAGGATTTCATATAGGTTCTAATAAACAATTTGAAAAAAAGAGATGGGAAAAAAGTAAATTTATAAAATTAATTAATAAAATAAAATCAAATTTCGGTAATATTGAAACAATAATTTTCTCCGGTCCCGATGAACAGAATGAAAGCCAAGAAGTAGCTGAAATGACGAATTCAAAATTATTATTAAATTTACCGTTTAATAGATTGGCGAAAGAAATCTCAGTTTGCGATGTTTTTATAAATACTGATTCCGGACTTGGGCATATAGCTTCCTGTTTTGAAAATATAGAAATTTTCACTATATTTGGACCCGCAAAAGATTATAAAGCCAAGCCTTATAGTAAAAAAGCTCATGTTATTAAATTAGGGCTTGAATGTCAGCCTTGTTATGGAACAGACAGATTTAAAAAATGTAAAAATTTAGAATGTTTGAAAAATTTATCTGTGGACTACGTATATGATTTTATATTAAAAAATTCTGAAGTTTTAAACAATGCAAAATGA
- the rffA gene encoding dTDP-4-amino-4,6-dideoxygalactose transaminase gives MIPFNKPPYTGNEDKYVLEAMKSDKISGDGYFGKKCQSWFEEKLNCKKALLTPSCTAALEMAAILIDIRPGDEIIMPSYTFVSTANAFVLRGAKIVFVDIRPDTMNIDEEKIEAAITEKTKAIIPVHYAGVGCEMDKIMEIADKYNLFVIEDAAQGMMSSYKGKPLGTIGHIGCYSFHETKNYTSGGEGGLLIINDERFSERAEIIREKGTNRSQFFRGMVDKYTWVDIGSSYLLNDLSAAYLWGQLEKADEINKNRLKSWQIYYNGLKELEEKGYIELPTIPKECIHNAHMFYIKVENLEVRTKLIEYLKKNNIMTVFHYIPLHSAPAGKKFGRFNGIDKWTTKESERLLRLPMYYGLKTNELNKIIDKIKKFFK, from the coding sequence AAAAAATGTCAAAGTTGGTTTGAAGAAAAATTAAATTGTAAAAAAGCCCTGCTAACTCCATCTTGCACAGCGGCACTTGAAATGGCGGCAATATTGATAGATATAAGACCAGGAGATGAAATAATAATGCCATCATACACTTTCGTCTCAACCGCTAATGCTTTTGTATTAAGAGGTGCAAAAATTGTGTTTGTAGATATTCGTCCAGATACTATGAATATAGATGAAGAAAAAATTGAAGCTGCTATAACTGAAAAAACAAAGGCTATTATTCCAGTGCATTATGCAGGTGTTGGATGTGAGATGGATAAAATAATGGAAATAGCAGATAAGTATAATTTGTTTGTAATAGAAGATGCCGCACAAGGGATGATGAGCAGTTATAAAGGTAAACCTCTTGGAACAATAGGACATATAGGATGTTATAGTTTTCATGAAACAAAAAATTATACAAGCGGTGGAGAAGGCGGACTTTTGATTATTAATGATGAAAGATTTAGCGAAAGAGCTGAAATAATAAGAGAAAAAGGCACAAATAGAAGTCAGTTTTTTAGAGGAATGGTTGATAAATATACTTGGGTAGATATTGGCAGCAGTTATTTGTTGAATGATTTAAGTGCCGCATATCTTTGGGGACAACTTGAAAAAGCTGATGAAATAAATAAAAATAGACTTAAAAGTTGGCAAATTTATTATAACGGATTAAAAGAGTTAGAAGAAAAAGGATATATAGAATTACCTACTATTCCAAAAGAATGTATTCACAACGCTCATATGTTTTATATTAAGGTGGAAAATTTAGAAGTAAGAACAAAACTTATAGAGTATTTAAAGAAAAATAATATAATGACTGTTTTTCATTATATACCTTTACATTCAGCCCCAGCAGGTAAAAAATTCGGTCGATTTAACGGAATTGATAAATGGACTACAAAAGAAAGCGAAAGATTACTTAGGCTTCCTATGTATTATGGTTTAAAAACTAATGAGTTAAATAAAATAATTGATAAAATAAAAAAATTTTTTAAATAA
- a CDS encoding glycosyltransferase family 2 protein, with protein MQNDLVSIITPSYNSEKFIAKTIESIINQTCENWEMIIVDDCSPDNSNEIIENYMQKEKRIKLIKLKKNSGPAIARNMAIEQAKGRFIAFLDADDIWLPEKLEKQLLFMKENDLSFTYSAYRLIDEEDNDLGVFIPPVLADYSSLLKTNFIGCLTAIYDTNKIGKMYMPNILKRQDYGLWLKILKQIKSTKGITEPLAIYRIRKNSVSSNKLKAAMYQWKIYREVEKLNIFQSMYYFMNYAYYGLKKY; from the coding sequence ATGCAAAATGATTTAGTTTCAATAATAACCCCATCATATAATTCCGAAAAATTTATAGCGAAAACCATAGAATCGATTATAAATCAGACGTGTGAAAATTGGGAAATGATTATCGTGGATGACTGTAGTCCAGATAATTCTAATGAAATCATTGAAAATTATATGCAAAAAGAAAAACGTATTAAACTGATAAAACTGAAAAAAAACTCTGGTCCTGCAATTGCAAGAAATATGGCAATTGAGCAAGCAAAAGGAAGATTTATAGCTTTTTTGGATGCCGATGATATATGGCTTCCTGAAAAACTTGAAAAGCAGTTATTATTTATGAAAGAAAATGATTTGAGTTTTACATATAGCGCTTATAGATTAATAGATGAAGAAGATAATGATTTGGGAGTATTTATTCCTCCTGTATTAGCTGATTATAGTTCTCTTTTAAAAACTAATTTCATTGGATGTTTGACTGCAATATACGATACGAATAAAATAGGAAAAATGTATATGCCGAATATTTTAAAAAGGCAAGATTATGGGCTTTGGCTTAAAATTTTAAAGCAAATCAAGTCAACTAAAGGCATAACAGAACCACTTGCAATTTACAGAATAAGAAAAAATTCCGTTTCTTCCAATAAATTAAAAGCCGCGATGTATCAATGGAAAATTTACAGAGAAGTGGAAAAATTAAATATATTTCAGAGTATGTATTATTTTATGAATTATGCGTATTATGGGTTGAAAAAATATTAA
- a CDS encoding glycosyltransferase produces the protein MDDKLVSVIIVTHNRSQLLKKAINSVIKQTYKNIELIVVDDCSDDNTYEVVKSFDYPIIYYRLSVQSGANVARNKGIDLANGYYITGLDDDDEMLPDRVKRLVESYNDKYAYVFSQVYFDDGYKKLKKDFAKFKNILTLNDMLYVNFTGNQVLTTKENLIKAGKYDEKLPSAQDYDMWIRLLQIKPYAQKVKRPLMIINKNNNMQRISSSKLKIKGYFLFYKKYKHLMNIDQKKFQLFKLFLIKGKKINLKKFFLFLPKKNINIVILYIYINLKYFLKNILKPNSSKIK, from the coding sequence TTGGATGATAAGTTAGTTTCAGTAATTATAGTTACTCATAACAGAAGTCAATTATTAAAAAAAGCGATAAATAGCGTTATTAAACAAACATATAAAAATATAGAGCTTATTGTTGTAGATGATTGTTCAGATGATAATACTTATGAGGTAGTTAAAAGTTTTGATTATCCGATTATTTATTATAGATTATCTGTTCAATCCGGAGCAAATGTGGCAAGGAATAAAGGAATAGATTTAGCCAACGGTTATTATATCACCGGATTAGATGATGATGATGAAATGTTGCCTGATAGAGTTAAAAGATTGGTAGAATCTTATAATGATAAATATGCGTATGTGTTTTCACAAGTTTATTTTGATGATGGCTATAAGAAGTTGAAAAAAGATTTTGCTAAATTTAAAAATATATTGACATTGAATGATATGTTATATGTCAATTTTACGGGAAATCAGGTTTTAACTACTAAGGAAAATTTAATTAAAGCTGGAAAATATGATGAAAAATTGCCTTCCGCTCAGGATTACGATATGTGGATTAGGTTATTACAAATAAAACCTTACGCTCAAAAAGTTAAAAGACCTTTGATGATAATTAATAAAAACAATAATATGCAAAGAATTTCTTCATCTAAATTAAAAATAAAAGGATATTTTTTATTTTATAAAAAATATAAACATTTGATGAATATAGATCAAAAAAAATTTCAATTGTTCAAATTGTTTCTTATTAAAGGGAAAAAAATAAATTTAAAAAAGTTTTTTTTGTTTTTACCTAAAAAAAATATAAATATAGTTATATTGTATATTTATATAAACTTAAAATATTTTTTAAAAAATATTTTAAAGCCAAATTCAAGTAAAATTAAATGA